In Brevibacillus brevis, a genomic segment contains:
- a CDS encoding amino acid permease, whose protein sequence is MESKELKRGLEARHIQMIALGGTIGVGLFMGSASTIKWTGPSVMLAYAIAGIFIFFIMRAMGEMLYLEPSTGSFATFGHKYIHPLAGYITAWSNWFQWVVVGMSEIIAVGTYMKYWFPDLPAWIPGIIAMIILGVANLISVKSFGEFEFWFAMIKIVTIVLMIVAGLGLIFFGFGNGGSPIGISNLWKNGGFFTGGWSGFFFALSLVIGAYQGVELIGITAGEAKEPRKTLTNAIQSIIWRILIFYIGAIFVIVTVYPWDQLHAIGSPFVATFAKVGITAAAGIINFVIITAAMSGCNSGIYSAGRMLYTLGVNGQAPKAFTKLSHNGVPLLGTIGVLVGLGVGVILSYIAPENLFVYVYSASVLPGMVPWFVILISQIKFRQAKAAEMGKHPFKMPLAPLTNYLTIAFLLVVLIGMWFNDETRVSLIAGIVFLILVVISFYAFGIGKRTRLADEDTHEA, encoded by the coding sequence GTGGAAAGCAAAGAATTGAAGAGAGGCCTGGAAGCGCGTCACATTCAGATGATTGCTTTGGGCGGGACGATCGGTGTCGGGTTGTTCATGGGGTCGGCAAGCACGATTAAATGGACAGGTCCTTCGGTCATGCTTGCGTATGCAATTGCAGGAATTTTTATATTCTTCATCATGCGGGCCATGGGAGAAATGCTGTACCTCGAACCAAGCACGGGTTCATTCGCGACTTTTGGACACAAATACATCCATCCTTTGGCGGGATACATTACGGCCTGGAGCAACTGGTTCCAGTGGGTGGTCGTCGGGATGTCCGAAATCATCGCTGTCGGGACGTACATGAAGTACTGGTTTCCGGATTTGCCGGCGTGGATACCGGGCATTATCGCGATGATCATCCTCGGCGTCGCGAACCTGATTTCCGTAAAATCGTTCGGGGAATTCGAATTTTGGTTTGCCATGATCAAGATCGTCACGATCGTATTGATGATTGTCGCAGGGCTTGGGTTGATTTTCTTCGGGTTTGGCAACGGCGGAAGCCCGATCGGGATCTCCAACCTGTGGAAAAATGGAGGCTTCTTTACCGGAGGCTGGTCAGGATTTTTCTTTGCGTTGTCGTTGGTCATCGGGGCCTACCAAGGCGTCGAGCTGATCGGGATTACGGCAGGGGAAGCCAAAGAACCTCGGAAAACGCTGACGAACGCGATTCAGAGCATCATTTGGCGTATCCTCATCTTCTACATTGGAGCCATTTTTGTAATTGTAACCGTTTACCCGTGGGATCAGCTGCATGCGATCGGCAGTCCGTTTGTGGCCACCTTTGCGAAAGTGGGGATCACGGCGGCAGCGGGGATCATCAACTTTGTCATCATTACCGCCGCCATGTCCGGCTGCAACAGCGGTATCTACAGCGCGGGACGCATGCTGTACACCTTGGGCGTCAACGGACAAGCGCCGAAAGCATTTACGAAGCTGTCCCACAACGGCGTGCCGCTTCTGGGTACGATCGGCGTGCTGGTGGGCTTGGGCGTCGGTGTGATCCTGAGCTACATCGCGCCGGAAAATCTGTTTGTGTACGTATACAGTGCGAGCGTACTGCCGGGCATGGTGCCGTGGTTCGTCATTCTGATCAGCCAAATCAAGTTCCGCCAAGCGAAGGCTGCCGAGATGGGCAAGCATCCGTTTAAAATGCCGCTTGCGCCATTGACCAACTACTTGACCATCGCGTTTTTGCTGGTCGTGCTGATCGGAATGTGGTTCAATGACGAGACGCGCGTCTCCCTGATCGCGGGGATTGTGTTCTTGATCCTCGTTGTCATTAGCTTCTACGCTTTTGGAATCGGCAAGCGCACTCGTCTCGCAGATGAGGATACGCACGAAGCCTAA
- the xylB gene encoding xylulokinase, whose amino-acid sequence MKYVIGLDLGTSSVKALLVDQEGNVCGESSRRYPLMQVKSGYSEQNPEEWVEQSIEALQDLLQQAGIAGNDVEGISFSGQMHGLVLLDERNQVIRNAILWNDTRTSKQCREIEQVMGGRLLQVARNPALEGFTLPKLLWVKENEPELFKRATVFLLPKDYLRYRLTGHIAIDYSDAAGTLLLDILGKEWSEEILQAFDIPKSLCPPLAESGQMVGVLLPEIAARCGLSPSVKVFAGGADNACGAIGAGILSQGETLCSIGTSGVILSCEEDNREDFGGQLHFFNHSKKDAFYAMGVTLSAGQSLTWFKETFAPQVSFEELLQDMENVPVGSGGLLFTPYLSGERTPHVDAAIRGSFVGMDGAHRREHFTRAVVEGITFSLRESIEILRTAGKQITSIVSIGGGAKNETWLQIQADVFQAEVIRLESEQGPAMGAAMLAAVGCGWYSSLEACAQKYIRKTKSFFPRSDRAGIYDELYSLYRCVYPHTRELNSALAKFRR is encoded by the coding sequence ATGAAATACGTGATCGGCTTGGATTTGGGCACGAGCAGCGTAAAAGCGCTGCTGGTGGATCAGGAAGGGAACGTCTGCGGGGAAAGTTCCAGGCGGTATCCACTGATGCAGGTGAAATCAGGGTACAGCGAACAAAACCCGGAGGAATGGGTCGAGCAGTCCATTGAAGCGCTTCAGGATTTGCTGCAGCAGGCTGGCATCGCTGGCAATGACGTGGAAGGAATCAGTTTTTCAGGGCAAATGCATGGACTCGTTCTGTTGGACGAACGCAATCAGGTGATCCGGAATGCGATCCTATGGAATGATACCCGCACCTCAAAGCAGTGCCGGGAGATCGAGCAAGTCATGGGTGGCAGACTGCTGCAAGTCGCAAGGAATCCTGCGCTGGAAGGTTTCACGCTGCCCAAGCTGCTGTGGGTGAAGGAGAATGAGCCCGAGCTGTTCAAGCGGGCAACTGTCTTTCTGCTGCCGAAAGATTATTTGCGCTACCGTTTGACAGGACATATCGCGATCGATTACTCGGACGCTGCAGGTACCCTTCTGCTGGACATCCTGGGCAAGGAGTGGAGCGAAGAGATCCTCCAGGCATTCGATATCCCGAAGAGTCTATGCCCGCCCCTTGCAGAGTCCGGTCAAATGGTGGGAGTCCTTCTTCCGGAAATCGCTGCGCGCTGCGGGCTATCCCCTTCCGTAAAGGTGTTTGCGGGCGGTGCGGACAACGCATGCGGAGCCATCGGGGCAGGAATTCTCTCCCAAGGCGAGACCTTGTGCAGCATCGGGACCTCGGGAGTGATTTTGTCCTGCGAGGAAGACAATCGGGAAGACTTTGGCGGACAATTGCACTTTTTTAACCACAGCAAAAAGGACGCTTTTTACGCGATGGGCGTGACATTATCTGCCGGACAAAGCCTAACGTGGTTCAAAGAAACCTTCGCGCCGCAGGTTTCCTTTGAAGAGCTGCTGCAGGACATGGAGAATGTGCCGGTTGGCTCCGGCGGTCTGCTGTTTACTCCTTATCTATCCGGAGAGCGGACTCCTCATGTCGACGCTGCAATCCGCGGAAGCTTCGTCGGCATGGACGGGGCACATCGGCGTGAACATTTCACCAGAGCTGTCGTGGAAGGAATCACGTTTTCCTTGCGAGAGTCAATTGAGATCCTGCGTACGGCTGGAAAGCAAATTACTTCCATCGTATCGATCGGCGGCGGTGCTAAAAACGAGACATGGCTGCAGATTCAGGCAGATGTGTTTCAAGCGGAGGTCATCAGGCTGGAGAGCGAGCAGGGGCCGGCGATGGGAGCGGCCATGCTTGCTGCGGTAGGCTGTGGGTGGTATTCATCCTTGGAAGCATGTGCCCAGAAATATATCCGGAAAACCAAGTCGTTTTTTCCGCGTTCTGATCGGGCTGGAATATATGACGAGCTGTATAGCCTATACCGTTGCGTCTATCCCCATACCCGTGAACTGAACAGCGCATTGGCAAAATTCAGAAGGTAA
- the xylA gene encoding xylose isomerase: MAYFKEISTIAYEGKHSTNPLAFKYYNPEEVVAGKTMEEHLRFAISYWHTFTGEGTDPFGGKTAIRSWDHFSGLDLAKARVEASFEFYEKVNAPFFCFHDRDIAPEGETLRETNKNLDVIVAMIKDYMKTSKTKLLWNTANMFNNARFTHGAGTACNAAVYAYAGAQLKKSLEIGKELGAQNYVFWGGREGYETLLNTDMELELDNLAKLYHMAIAYAKEIGFDAQFLIEPKPKEPTKHQYDFDVATVLAFLQKYGLKDHFKLNLEANHATLAGHTFEHELRVARINGVLGSLDANQGDLLLGWDTDEFPQDLYATTLTMYEVLKNGGLGKGGVNFDAKVRRGSFEPDDLFYAHIAGMDSYAKGLKVAAKLIEDRAFDQVIEHRYRSFKEGIGKEIVEGRATLHTLEQYALENTPPKNESGRLELLRSVLNQYILGDL; the protein is encoded by the coding sequence ATGGCTTATTTTAAAGAGATCAGCACTATCGCTTACGAAGGCAAGCACTCGACCAATCCGTTGGCATTCAAATACTATAACCCGGAAGAGGTAGTAGCCGGAAAGACAATGGAAGAACATCTGCGATTCGCGATTTCATACTGGCATACATTTACGGGAGAAGGTACGGATCCTTTCGGGGGCAAGACGGCGATCCGTTCATGGGATCACTTCTCCGGTCTTGATTTGGCTAAGGCACGTGTGGAGGCATCGTTTGAGTTTTACGAAAAAGTAAACGCTCCCTTTTTCTGCTTCCATGACCGCGACATTGCACCAGAGGGAGAAACCCTGCGGGAGACCAACAAAAACCTGGACGTCATCGTGGCGATGATCAAGGATTACATGAAAACGAGCAAAACCAAGCTGCTCTGGAATACGGCGAACATGTTTAACAACGCACGCTTTACCCATGGCGCGGGAACAGCCTGCAATGCCGCTGTTTATGCGTATGCGGGAGCACAGCTGAAAAAAAGTCTGGAAATCGGTAAAGAGCTTGGCGCGCAAAATTACGTGTTCTGGGGCGGCCGCGAAGGCTACGAGACCTTGCTCAACACAGACATGGAGCTTGAACTGGACAATCTCGCAAAGCTGTATCATATGGCGATTGCCTATGCGAAGGAAATCGGCTTCGACGCCCAGTTCCTGATCGAGCCGAAGCCGAAAGAGCCAACGAAGCATCAGTATGATTTCGATGTAGCTACTGTTTTGGCATTCCTGCAAAAATACGGACTGAAGGACCACTTCAAGCTCAATCTGGAAGCCAACCATGCGACGCTCGCGGGCCATACCTTTGAGCATGAGCTTCGCGTTGCGAGGATCAACGGAGTGCTGGGGTCGCTGGACGCCAACCAGGGCGATCTGCTGCTTGGGTGGGACACAGACGAGTTCCCTCAGGATTTGTACGCGACAACTTTGACGATGTACGAAGTGTTAAAGAATGGCGGTCTGGGGAAAGGCGGGGTGAATTTCGACGCCAAAGTACGCCGCGGCTCTTTTGAACCGGATGACTTGTTCTACGCACACATCGCCGGGATGGACAGCTATGCAAAAGGTCTGAAGGTGGCCGCGAAACTGATCGAGGACCGCGCGTTTGACCAAGTGATTGAGCATCGTTATCGCAGCTTCAAAGAAGGAATAGGCAAAGAGATTGTGGAGGGCAGAGCCACGCTCCATACGCTTGAACAATATGCGCTGGAAAACACCCCCCCAAAAAACGAGTCGGGCAGACTCGAACTGCTGCGATCCGTATTGAACCAATACATCCTCGGGGACTTGTAA
- a CDS encoding aldose 1-epimerase: MGSVMDDHFFGERAIAFSFGKYRATLLPDLGGNVISFVDTEHGYHFLREPKQEEMEIFKAAPFTHGIPVLFPPNRYANGEFTLLGRTYRLPVNEPAAGNHLHGFFYDCKWEVTETGQDESESFVVIEQQVSKAHPAYLSFPHEFILSVRYSLSAKGLQQAVKVTNKGNSPMPCLLGFHTALNAPFSPGSTRDDMKMEITIGERWELDNRMLPTGKMLPLTANEQRMKEGGISPYFTVMDHHYTAAPKDGKNFVVLTDVREQVRLIYDVGVKYRHWMIWNKDAASGFFCPEPQTNAVNAPNLPHSFEETGIVLLEPGETWEETSRLYTEQVE; the protein is encoded by the coding sequence ATGGGATCTGTTATGGATGACCACTTTTTCGGGGAAAGGGCTATTGCTTTTTCCTTCGGGAAGTATCGAGCCACTTTGCTTCCGGATCTGGGCGGGAATGTCATTTCCTTTGTCGATACGGAACATGGTTATCATTTTCTCCGGGAACCGAAACAAGAAGAAATGGAAATATTCAAGGCCGCTCCCTTCACACACGGGATTCCCGTCCTTTTCCCCCCAAATCGCTACGCAAACGGAGAGTTCACCCTCTTGGGCCGGACCTACCGCCTGCCCGTCAACGAACCGGCAGCAGGCAACCATCTTCATGGATTCTTTTACGATTGCAAGTGGGAAGTCACGGAAACGGGTCAAGACGAGTCAGAAAGCTTCGTCGTGATTGAGCAGCAAGTCTCCAAAGCTCACCCCGCCTATCTCAGTTTCCCCCACGAGTTCATCCTGTCGGTCCGCTATTCCCTCTCTGCGAAAGGCTTGCAGCAGGCAGTGAAGGTGACAAACAAGGGCAATTCGCCCATGCCTTGTCTGCTCGGGTTTCATACAGCCCTAAACGCTCCCTTCTCGCCAGGGAGTACCAGGGACGACATGAAGATGGAAATCACGATCGGCGAACGGTGGGAACTGGATAATCGGATGCTCCCCACTGGAAAAATGCTGCCGCTGACAGCAAACGAACAGCGGATGAAAGAAGGCGGGATATCCCCCTACTTCACTGTCATGGATCACCATTACACGGCTGCCCCAAAAGACGGCAAAAATTTTGTTGTTTTGACGGATGTTCGTGAACAAGTCCGGCTCATCTACGACGTCGGAGTAAAGTACCGGCATTGGATGATTTGGAACAAGGATGCTGCCAGTGGATTTTTCTGTCCGGAGCCGCAAACAAACGCAGTGAATGCTCCTAATCTGCCGCATTCATTCGAAGAAACGGGCATCGTCCTGCTGGAGCCAGGCGAAACCTGGGAAGAAACCAGCCGCCTCTACACAGAACAAGTAGAATAA
- a CDS encoding Gfo/Idh/MocA family oxidoreductase, whose product MRKVNWGIMSAARIAVDQLIPAMQREGHSEIKAIASKSEKGRKVAEQFGIPAVYDDYEELLRDPEVEAVYIPLPNGLHKEWSIKAAQHSKHVLCEKPSGLTSEETREILQVFQKYNVVFMEGFMYRHHPQHERVKQIIESGEIGEVKLFRAALNFFLEDTEGDIRMNRELGGGSLYDVGCYCIHSARMILGDEPISVYATGKVDKRHQVDTMVTALLEMKKGVRVMFDCSFETVFRNEYEVVGTKGTIRVPRAYRPDLQGGEGLVIVTLEDGPTREEKIAADQYALEVAEMNEMIVHGKTAGYTAEQMIGNMRVIDACYQSLRSGATVAL is encoded by the coding sequence ATGCGAAAAGTGAACTGGGGGATCATGAGCGCGGCTAGAATTGCGGTAGACCAGCTGATCCCAGCGATGCAGAGGGAAGGGCACAGTGAAATCAAGGCGATTGCCAGCAAAAGCGAAAAGGGACGGAAAGTAGCCGAGCAATTCGGCATTCCTGCTGTCTACGACGATTATGAAGAACTGCTGCGCGATCCGGAGGTGGAGGCGGTGTACATCCCGCTTCCGAACGGACTGCATAAAGAGTGGTCCATAAAGGCAGCACAGCATTCCAAGCATGTTTTGTGCGAAAAACCGTCAGGGCTGACCAGCGAGGAAACGCGGGAAATTCTCCAAGTGTTTCAAAAGTACAATGTGGTTTTTATGGAAGGCTTCATGTACCGCCACCATCCGCAGCATGAGCGGGTGAAACAAATCATCGAATCCGGCGAAATCGGGGAAGTCAAGCTGTTTCGCGCCGCATTGAACTTCTTTTTGGAGGATACCGAGGGAGATATTCGGATGAACCGGGAGCTGGGCGGAGGAAGTCTGTATGATGTCGGTTGCTATTGCATTCATTCTGCCCGCATGATTCTTGGCGACGAACCGATATCGGTCTATGCCACCGGGAAAGTCGACAAACGCCATCAGGTTGATACGATGGTGACTGCGCTGTTGGAGATGAAAAAAGGCGTTCGAGTCATGTTTGACTGCAGCTTTGAAACGGTTTTCCGCAATGAATACGAAGTCGTGGGCACAAAGGGAACGATTCGCGTGCCGCGTGCGTATCGTCCCGACTTGCAAGGCGGGGAAGGGCTTGTCATCGTCACGCTGGAAGACGGCCCAACACGGGAAGAGAAAATTGCAGCCGACCAGTATGCGCTCGAAGTGGCGGAGATGAACGAAATGATCGTGCACGGCAAAACGGCAGGCTACACAGCAGAGCAAATGATCGGCAACATGCGGGTAATCGACGCCTGCTACCAGTCCTTGCGCTCGGGAGCGACCGTCGCCTTGTAA
- a CDS encoding ABC transporter permease subunit, whose protein sequence is MQPGVAQVKDQKLSFKFDIRAYTLIIALIFIAILFTFLTDGDFLTSRNLSNLFRQMSVISILAIGMTLVIVAAQIDLSVGSIVGLTGGIAAILQVWFGWGTLPAVLVAILAGAVIGLMQGWLVAYKAVPAFIVTLGGMMVWRGVLLGMSHGETVAPLQDSFVSIGQSYLPYVWGYILAALVCVAIFFSTVRRRRKREKLQLPLNSAAADYGVALACMVIGMGFAYMMNRYYGIPIPMLIVLVLALVFVFITTKTGFGRYIYAIGGNVEAAKFSGIHIKNHMLAVFVMMGALAGVAGVVLTGRLNAATVGAGQSFELDAIAACVIGGTSLSGGTGTILGSVIGALVMVSLDNGMSMMNVEPFWQYIVKGSILVFAVWLDIATKNKR, encoded by the coding sequence ATGCAACCGGGGGTGGCGCAAGTGAAGGATCAGAAGCTTTCCTTTAAGTTTGACATACGCGCGTATACGCTGATCATCGCCCTGATTTTCATCGCAATCTTGTTTACCTTTTTAACAGACGGAGATTTTTTAACCTCGCGAAATTTGTCCAATCTTTTTCGGCAAATGTCTGTTATCTCCATTCTGGCGATCGGAATGACGTTGGTGATTGTCGCCGCGCAAATTGATTTGTCTGTTGGCTCCATTGTTGGTCTGACCGGAGGAATCGCGGCGATTCTTCAGGTATGGTTCGGATGGGGTACGCTGCCAGCCGTACTGGTCGCCATACTGGCCGGAGCCGTGATCGGGCTGATGCAAGGGTGGCTGGTGGCGTATAAGGCGGTACCGGCATTTATCGTCACTCTTGGCGGCATGATGGTGTGGCGCGGCGTGCTGTTGGGGATGAGTCATGGAGAAACCGTAGCGCCTTTGCAGGACAGCTTTGTCAGCATTGGTCAAAGCTATCTTCCTTACGTGTGGGGGTATATACTCGCGGCTTTAGTGTGTGTGGCCATTTTTTTCTCTACCGTACGCAGACGGCGTAAACGCGAGAAGCTGCAGCTTCCTTTAAACAGTGCTGCTGCGGATTACGGTGTTGCTCTCGCCTGCATGGTGATTGGAATGGGATTTGCGTATATGATGAACCGTTATTACGGCATTCCCATCCCGATGTTGATCGTGCTCGTGCTTGCGCTGGTGTTTGTATTCATTACTACCAAAACGGGATTTGGCCGTTATATATACGCGATTGGCGGCAACGTCGAAGCAGCGAAGTTTTCCGGCATCCACATCAAGAATCACATGCTTGCGGTTTTCGTCATGATGGGGGCGCTGGCTGGTGTCGCAGGTGTTGTGCTGACGGGGCGGCTAAATGCAGCCACAGTTGGGGCAGGCCAGAGCTTCGAACTGGACGCGATCGCGGCATGCGTAATCGGCGGAACGAGTCTATCCGGAGGAACCGGTACCATCCTTGGCTCGGTGATCGGCGCGCTGGTCATGGTCAGTCTTGACAACGGCATGAGCATGATGAACGTAGAGCCGTTCTGGCAGTATATCGTTAAAGGCTCCATCCTGGTCTTTGCCGTTTGGCTGGACATTGCCACCAAGAACAAAAGATAG
- a CDS encoding xylose ABC transporter ATP-binding protein: MYALEMKHIVKEFPGVRALDDVTFSVKKGEIHALCGENGAGKSTLMKVLSGVYPDGSFQGEIIVNGQKQSFKSIKDSEKAGISIIYQELALVKEMTVGENIFLGNEPKKFGTIDWDRLYIEADKWLKSVGLDIHAETKVGSLGIGQQQLVEIVKALSKNSDIIILDEPTAALTEAEVGLLMNILQELRKKGVTCIYISHKLNEVLALADSVTVLRDGKTVDTKPIAEFSEEKIISLMVGRTLTELFPYDPDKKIGETILEVKNFSVYNSQNKEVVRDVSFSLKKGEILGVAGLMGAGRTELFTSIFGGYEGKRTGEIRIEGYPVSIKNPRDAIERGLAYVSEDRKKYGLVLDMSVQKNTTLVALNKLIRNFVIDEAAEISITNQYIEKLKVKTPGAEARVNNLSGGNQQKVVLSKWLLNDPKVLILDEPTRGIDVGAKYEIYKLINELVRQGMAVVMISSELPEVLGMSDRILIMSEGKMVGELSHDEATQEKVMTYATGGGASEGSEAFL, encoded by the coding sequence ATGTATGCGTTAGAGATGAAACATATTGTCAAGGAGTTTCCTGGTGTACGTGCGCTCGATGATGTAACGTTCTCGGTGAAAAAGGGAGAAATCCATGCATTGTGCGGTGAAAATGGAGCAGGAAAGTCTACTTTGATGAAGGTGCTGAGCGGGGTTTACCCGGATGGCAGTTTTCAGGGAGAAATTATTGTAAACGGGCAAAAGCAAAGCTTCAAGTCGATCAAGGATTCGGAGAAGGCCGGCATCTCCATCATTTATCAGGAGTTGGCGCTGGTCAAAGAGATGACGGTAGGCGAAAACATATTTCTTGGCAATGAACCCAAAAAGTTCGGCACCATTGACTGGGATAGGCTTTATATCGAAGCCGACAAGTGGCTGAAGTCGGTAGGGTTAGACATCCATGCAGAAACCAAAGTAGGAAGCTTGGGTATTGGACAGCAACAGCTTGTGGAAATTGTGAAGGCATTGTCAAAGAACAGCGATATCATTATTTTGGATGAACCGACAGCGGCATTGACCGAAGCCGAAGTTGGATTGCTGATGAATATATTACAGGAACTGCGAAAAAAAGGGGTAACCTGCATCTACATCTCGCACAAATTGAATGAGGTGCTTGCCCTCGCCGATTCCGTAACCGTACTGCGAGACGGCAAAACAGTCGACACGAAACCGATCGCGGAGTTCTCCGAGGAGAAAATCATTTCGCTGATGGTAGGAAGGACGCTGACGGAGCTTTTTCCGTACGACCCCGATAAGAAAATAGGCGAAACAATCCTGGAGGTCAAAAACTTCTCCGTCTACAATTCGCAGAACAAAGAGGTCGTACGCGATGTCTCTTTTTCTCTGAAAAAGGGAGAAATACTGGGTGTCGCGGGCCTGATGGGGGCGGGCAGGACAGAGCTGTTTACCAGCATTTTTGGCGGGTATGAAGGGAAAAGAACAGGGGAAATCCGGATAGAAGGATATCCGGTATCGATCAAAAATCCGCGCGATGCGATTGAACGCGGCCTTGCATACGTCTCGGAAGACCGGAAAAAATACGGGCTTGTTCTGGATATGAGCGTCCAGAAAAACACGACGCTTGTCGCGCTGAACAAGCTGATCCGAAACTTTGTGATTGATGAAGCGGCAGAAATCAGCATAACGAATCAATACATCGAGAAGTTGAAGGTGAAAACTCCCGGAGCCGAAGCCAGAGTGAACAATCTGAGCGGGGGAAACCAGCAAAAAGTGGTCCTCAGCAAATGGCTTCTGAACGATCCCAAGGTGCTGATCCTAGACGAGCCGACCCGCGGCATTGATGTAGGGGCAAAATACGAAATCTATAAACTGATCAATGAATTGGTCCGGCAAGGGATGGCTGTAGTCATGATTTCTTCTGAACTTCCTGAAGTGCTCGGCATGTCGGATCGCATTCTGATCATGTCGGAAGGGAAAATGGTCGGAGAACTATCGCATGACGAAGCAACTCAAGAGAAGGTCATGACATATGCAACCGGGGGTGGCGCAAGTGAAGGATCAGAAGCTTTCCTTTAA
- the xylF gene encoding D-xylose ABC transporter substrate-binding protein, whose protein sequence is MKKRRHLVSSVMSLFLLATVAAGCGQDVKPQSESAPTQGSSQQAGSGTLKIGLSIDDLRLERWQHDRDIFIEKAKELGAEVDVQSANGDDATQLAHVENMLSKGVDVIVIIPHNSEAMAAAVDAASKENVPVLAYDRLITNSDVSAYVTFDNVRVGEMQAEYLTKQVPKGNYFLLGGSPTDNNAKLFRQGQMNIIKPLVDKGDIAIVGDQWAKDWQADAAMQIVENALTSTQNKIDAVVASNDSTAGGAIQALAAQGLAGKVAVSGQDADLAAVQRIVEGKQSMTVYKPIKAIATKAAEMAVQLAKGEKLEATTKMNNGKVDVPTVLLDPIQVDKDNIMDTIIKDSFHKYEDVYKNVPEDQRPKRQ, encoded by the coding sequence ATGAAGAAAAGGCGCCATCTGGTTTCAAGTGTAATGAGTCTTTTTCTATTGGCCACTGTTGCAGCGGGCTGCGGTCAAGATGTGAAACCGCAATCTGAAAGCGCTCCCACGCAAGGAAGTTCTCAGCAAGCGGGATCCGGTACGCTCAAAATTGGTCTGTCCATTGATGACTTGCGTCTGGAGCGCTGGCAGCATGATCGGGACATTTTTATCGAAAAGGCGAAGGAATTGGGAGCAGAAGTGGATGTGCAGTCTGCAAACGGTGACGATGCTACGCAGCTCGCTCACGTGGAAAACATGCTTTCCAAAGGCGTTGATGTAATCGTTATCATTCCTCACAACTCGGAAGCGATGGCGGCAGCTGTGGATGCCGCAAGTAAAGAGAACGTTCCTGTGCTGGCGTATGACCGTCTCATCACCAACTCCGATGTATCTGCCTATGTCACCTTCGACAATGTACGGGTAGGCGAAATGCAGGCAGAATATTTGACCAAGCAGGTGCCGAAAGGGAATTACTTCCTGTTGGGCGGATCGCCGACAGACAATAATGCCAAGCTATTCCGCCAGGGGCAAATGAACATTATCAAACCGTTGGTTGACAAGGGTGATATTGCCATTGTCGGCGACCAATGGGCAAAAGACTGGCAGGCGGACGCTGCCATGCAAATTGTTGAAAACGCTCTTACTTCCACCCAAAACAAGATCGACGCTGTCGTCGCTTCCAACGACAGTACTGCGGGAGGCGCTATTCAGGCGCTGGCAGCTCAAGGTTTGGCAGGCAAGGTAGCTGTTTCAGGTCAGGATGCAGATTTGGCAGCCGTTCAACGGATTGTGGAAGGAAAACAGTCGATGACCGTGTACAAGCCGATTAAAGCGATCGCGACCAAAGCGGCCGAAATGGCTGTTCAATTGGCCAAAGGGGAAAAGCTTGAGGCGACGACCAAGATGAATAACGGCAAAGTGGATGTTCCGACAGTATTGCTCGATCCGATTCAGGTCGACAAGGACAACATCATGGACACGATCATCAAGGACAGCTTCCACAAGTATGAGGACGTGTACAAAAACGTTCCGGAAGACCAGCGTCCGAAGCGACAGTAA